A DNA window from Undibacterium sp. YM2 contains the following coding sequences:
- a CDS encoding acyl-CoA dehydrogenase family protein, producing the protein MEFEYSDRCKDLQARLLRFMDEHIYPNEKAYKEEIDRNGLEKGNRWIATQIIEDLKPKARAQGLWNLFLPKSVRAPEGLSNLDYAPLCEIMGRVSWAPEVFNCSAPDTGNMETIERYGSEEHKKQWLEPLLRGEIRSAFAMTEPGVASSDATNIETRIDRDGNDYVINGHKWWISGAGDPRCAVYILMGKTDFNAARHSQQSMILVDAKTPGITVVRPLPVFGYDDAPHGHCEILFENVRVPASNILLGEGRGFEIAQGRLGPGRIHHCMRAIGVAERALELMCKRLNSRTAFGKKISEQSIWRERIAESRIQIDTARLLTLKAAYMMDTVGNKHAQAEIAMIKVLAPNVTQQVLDWAIQAHGAGGVSGDFPLAAQWAGNRTLRLADGPDEVHRNAIAKLELAKHISLNEDLGLPITRS; encoded by the coding sequence ATGGAATTCGAATACTCAGATCGCTGTAAAGACTTGCAAGCCAGGCTCTTGCGTTTCATGGATGAACATATCTATCCCAATGAAAAAGCCTATAAAGAAGAAATTGACCGCAATGGTCTGGAAAAAGGTAATCGCTGGATCGCCACCCAGATCATTGAAGATTTAAAACCGAAAGCGCGTGCACAAGGTTTGTGGAATTTATTCTTGCCAAAATCGGTACGTGCGCCAGAAGGCTTGTCGAATCTGGATTACGCGCCGCTGTGCGAAATCATGGGCCGTGTAAGCTGGGCACCAGAAGTATTCAACTGCTCCGCACCTGACACCGGCAATATGGAAACCATAGAACGCTATGGCAGCGAAGAGCACAAGAAACAATGGCTGGAACCACTCTTGCGTGGCGAAATCCGCTCTGCCTTTGCCATGACAGAACCTGGCGTTGCTTCATCTGATGCCACCAATATAGAAACCCGCATAGACCGCGACGGTAATGACTATGTCATCAATGGTCATAAGTGGTGGATATCTGGCGCAGGTGATCCGCGTTGTGCCGTGTATATATTGATGGGCAAGACTGATTTCAACGCTGCGCGCCACTCGCAACAATCGATGATATTAGTGGATGCCAAAACCCCGGGCATTACGGTAGTACGCCCTCTTCCCGTTTTTGGTTACGACGATGCACCACATGGTCATTGCGAAATCCTGTTTGAAAACGTACGTGTGCCTGCATCGAATATTCTTTTGGGTGAAGGCCGTGGTTTTGAAATTGCCCAGGGTCGTCTTGGCCCTGGCCGCATCCATCACTGCATGCGCGCCATAGGTGTCGCAGAGCGCGCGCTGGAATTGATGTGCAAACGCCTGAACAGCCGCACTGCCTTTGGCAAGAAAATCTCGGAACAAAGCATCTGGCGCGAACGCATTGCAGAGTCGCGCATACAAATTGACACAGCACGCCTGCTGACTCTGAAGGCAGCGTACATGATGGATACCGTAGGCAACAAGCATGCGCAGGCAGAGATCGCCATGATCAAGGTTCTTGCACCGAACGTCACTCAGCAAGTGCTGGACTGGGCGATACAGGCGCACGGTGCTGGCGGTGTTTCTGGCGACTTCCCGCTGGCAGCACAATGGGCAGGCAACCGTACTTTACGCCTGGCAGATGGCCCGGATGAAGTGCACAGAAATGCAATCGCCAAATTGGAACTGGCCAAGCACATCAGCCTGAATGAAGATCTAGGCTTGCCAATTACCCGTTCCTGA
- a CDS encoding phosphotransferase family protein has product MFEEFMGTMPVAERQKFDVAALADYMRQHVEGFDATLADKLVVEQFKGGQSNPTFKLSAGDQRYVMRAKPGPVAKLLPSAHAIEREFKVMNALNKAGFPAARQYALCADEDVIGRAFYIMEFVDGRVLWDQSLPGMTPAQRGEIYDEMNRVIAQLHTIDYAAIGLADYGKPGNYFARQIDRWTKQYRASETEKIEAMDNLIEWLPHNIPPGDDTSIVHGDYRLDNMMFHPTEPRIMAILDWELSTLGHPLADFSYHCMSWHVTPGQFRGIAGLDHKALGIPNEQEYIAKYCERTGKTIRQEDFNFYLAYNLFRMAGILQGIMKRYVDGTASSAQAKKSGEAARPMAELGWSYAKK; this is encoded by the coding sequence ATGTTTGAAGAATTCATGGGCACCATGCCGGTAGCTGAACGTCAAAAATTTGATGTGGCGGCACTGGCAGACTATATGCGTCAGCATGTGGAAGGTTTCGACGCTACGCTGGCAGACAAGCTGGTGGTGGAACAATTCAAGGGCGGGCAGTCCAACCCTACTTTCAAACTCAGTGCGGGTGATCAGCGTTATGTCATGCGTGCCAAACCTGGTCCGGTCGCAAAACTGCTGCCTTCTGCCCATGCCATAGAACGTGAATTCAAAGTCATGAATGCCTTGAACAAGGCAGGCTTTCCCGCTGCGCGCCAATATGCCTTGTGCGCCGATGAAGATGTCATAGGCCGCGCCTTCTACATCATGGAATTTGTCGATGGCCGCGTGCTGTGGGATCAATCGCTGCCCGGCATGACGCCAGCTCAGCGCGGTGAAATCTACGACGAAATGAATCGCGTCATCGCGCAATTGCATACCATCGACTATGCCGCTATTGGTCTGGCCGACTACGGCAAGCCAGGCAATTATTTTGCCCGCCAGATAGATCGCTGGACCAAACAATATCGTGCTTCCGAGACTGAAAAAATCGAAGCCATGGACAATCTTATTGAATGGCTGCCGCATAATATCCCGCCTGGCGACGACACCAGTATTGTGCATGGTGACTACCGCCTCGACAATATGATGTTCCACCCGACCGAGCCACGCATCATGGCGATACTGGATTGGGAGCTATCAACACTCGGTCATCCACTGGCTGATTTCTCTTACCACTGCATGAGCTGGCATGTAACCCCTGGCCAGTTCCGTGGCATTGCCGGTCTTGATCACAAGGCATTGGGCATACCGAACGAGCAGGAATACATTGCCAAATATTGCGAGCGTACAGGTAAAACCATACGCCAGGAAGATTTCAATTTTTATCTTGCCTATAACCTGTTCCGCATGGCGGGGATTTTGCAGGGCATCATGAAACGCTATGTTGATGGCACAGCATCCAGCGCCCAGGCCAAGAAATCTGGCGAAGCGGCACGCCCCATGGCTGAACTGGGCTGGAGCTACGCTAAAAAATAG
- the serB gene encoding phosphoserine phosphatase SerB gives MHLTIQGLNNTLSNNTALIQDIVSQTRAKLVQLNAHAVRLDDAEYDEQTLSSIRESCFAAQLDITALDQQLAISDFKLIAMDMDSTLITIECIDEIADMQGLKPQVAEITEAAMRGELEFQESLIRRVALLKGLDASALQRVYDERLQLSLGADQMLKAIQQAGLKTLLVSGGFTFFTDRMKSRLNLDYTHSNVLEIQDGKLTGKVIGTIVDADEKQRTVERVCNEMDIPTSQAIVMGDGANDLKMMKISGLSVAFRAKPVVRAQADVALNFVGLDGVLNLL, from the coding sequence ATGCATTTGACCATACAAGGCCTGAACAATACGCTCAGCAATAACACCGCACTCATCCAGGATATCGTCAGCCAGACCAGAGCAAAACTGGTGCAATTGAATGCCCATGCAGTGCGCCTCGATGATGCAGAATATGATGAACAGACCTTGAGCTCAATACGCGAAAGCTGCTTTGCTGCTCAACTGGATATCACGGCTCTGGACCAGCAACTTGCCATATCAGATTTCAAGCTGATCGCCATGGATATGGATTCAACCCTGATCACAATAGAATGCATCGATGAAATCGCTGACATGCAAGGTTTAAAACCCCAAGTCGCAGAAATTACCGAAGCCGCCATGCGCGGCGAACTGGAATTCCAGGAAAGCCTGATCCGTCGCGTCGCCTTGCTCAAAGGACTAGATGCCAGTGCTCTGCAACGCGTGTATGACGAACGTCTGCAATTGTCCCTGGGGGCGGATCAGATGTTGAAGGCCATACAGCAAGCCGGTCTCAAGACTTTGCTGGTGTCCGGCGGCTTTACTTTCTTCACCGACCGCATGAAGTCCCGCCTGAATCTGGACTACACCCACTCCAATGTGCTTGAAATTCAGGACGGCAAATTGACTGGCAAAGTCATAGGCACCATTGTCGATGCTGATGAAAAGCAAAGAACCGTGGAGCGCGTCTGTAATGAGATGGACATTCCCACCAGCCAGGCCATCGTCATGGGTGACGGTGCGAATGACTTGAAGATGATGAAAATTTCTGGCCTGTCAGTCGCATTCCGGGCCAAGCCTGTGGTGCGTGCACAGGCAGATGTGGCGTTGAATTTTGTGGGCCTGGATGGAGTATTGAATTTGCTGTAG
- the mfd gene encoding transcription-repair coupling factor, with protein sequence MSFDFSKSLAKPGHKLALPNLHGSSDAYALAQAATALKADKRMLTIFVANPGDAQRLLDEIPWFNAELRCHLLPDWETLPYDAFSPHQDLVSERLASLHEIQNGNCDVLLAPATTALLRMAPPSFLAAYTFFFKKGDRLDEAKLKSQLTLAGYSHVNQVMSPGEYSVRGGLIDLFPMGSALPYRLDLFGDTIETIRTFDADTQRSLYPVPEVRLLPGREFPMDEPARAAFRSRWRETFEGDPSRSSIYKDIGNGIPSAGIEYYLPLFFEQTATLFDYLPEAPHFALIGDIDDAIRRFWNDTRSRYQFLKSDRERPVLAPEIVFLRDEDFFAAMKPLARWTIAATDKAAAASEVSSFLPDIAVNRRADDPLTNLRSFLLQTDKRVMICAETLGRRETLQQYFTEYDIRLSLCEGYTDFATADAKLMLGVAPLHAGFVLADGLAFITEAELYAGSGKRIGRKKQEAVTQVEHMVRDLSELKIGDPVVHSNHGIGRYMGLISMDLGEGETEFLHLEYAKDTKLYVPVSQLHVISRYSGASPDDAPLHSLGSGQWEKAKKKAAQQIRDTAAELLNLYARRAARQGHAFEYSARDYEAFADSFGFDETPDQAAAITAVIGDMTSGKPMDRLICGDVGFGKTEVALRAAFVAVMGGKQVAILAPTTLLAEQHAQTFADRFAAWPVKIAELSRFRSGKEISTAMKGMGDGTVDIVIGTHKLLSDDVKFSRLGLVIIDEEHRFGVRQKEALKALRAEVDVLTLTATPIPRTLGMALEGLRDFSVIATAPQKRLAIKTFVRGEDDSVIREACLRELKRGGQVYFLHNEVETIENRKAMLEALLPEARVVVAHGQMHERDLEKVMRDFVAQRHNILLCTTIIETGIDVPTANTIIMHRADKFGLAQLHQLRGRVGRSHHQAYAYLLVHDVQSLTKQANRRLEAIQQMEELGSGFYLAMHDLEIRGAGEVLGDNQSGEMHEIGFQMYSDMLSEAVRSLKNGKEPDLAAPLSTTTEINLHIPALLPNEFCGDVHERLSIYKRLANCSSANGIDDMQEEMIDRFGKLPEPVKSLLETHRLRVAAKPLGIIKIDAHSEAATLQFEPKPPIDGMRIIELVQKNKNIKLNGQDKLRITAIMPDLASRVAQIKATIKALH encoded by the coding sequence ATGTCATTTGATTTCAGCAAATCCTTAGCAAAACCCGGCCATAAACTGGCACTCCCCAATTTGCATGGTTCTTCCGATGCTTATGCCCTGGCGCAAGCAGCGACGGCGCTCAAGGCTGACAAGCGCATGCTGACCATTTTTGTCGCCAACCCAGGAGATGCCCAGCGCCTGCTGGATGAAATCCCCTGGTTTAATGCAGAACTGCGCTGCCATTTGCTGCCAGACTGGGAAACCCTGCCTTACGACGCCTTTTCACCGCATCAGGACCTGGTGTCTGAGCGTCTGGCCAGCCTGCATGAAATCCAGAATGGCAATTGCGATGTCTTGCTGGCACCGGCAACGACGGCCTTGTTGCGCATGGCCCCGCCTTCTTTCCTGGCAGCCTACACCTTCTTTTTCAAAAAAGGTGACCGTCTTGATGAGGCGAAGCTAAAAAGCCAGCTTACGCTGGCAGGTTATAGCCATGTCAACCAGGTCATGTCTCCAGGTGAATATTCTGTGCGCGGCGGCCTGATCGACTTGTTCCCCATGGGTTCGGCCCTGCCTTACCGTCTGGATCTGTTTGGCGACACCATAGAAACCATACGCACCTTTGATGCCGATACCCAGCGTTCGCTCTACCCTGTGCCGGAAGTACGCTTGCTGCCTGGGCGTGAATTCCCCATGGATGAACCTGCGCGAGCTGCCTTTCGCAGCCGCTGGCGCGAAACTTTTGAAGGTGATCCTTCACGTTCCAGCATCTACAAAGATATAGGCAATGGCATACCTTCAGCTGGCATAGAATATTACCTACCGCTGTTCTTTGAACAAACCGCTACCCTGTTTGATTATCTGCCAGAAGCGCCGCATTTTGCCTTGATAGGTGATATCGACGATGCGATCAGACGCTTCTGGAACGATACCCGCTCACGCTATCAGTTTTTAAAGTCTGACCGAGAGCGTCCGGTACTGGCACCAGAAATCGTATTTTTGCGCGACGAAGACTTCTTTGCTGCGATGAAACCGCTGGCACGCTGGACTATCGCGGCCACAGATAAGGCCGCTGCGGCTTCAGAAGTGTCCAGCTTTTTACCAGATATCGCCGTCAATCGCCGCGCCGATGATCCGCTGACGAACTTGCGCTCCTTCCTGCTGCAAACAGATAAACGCGTAATGATCTGCGCCGAGACTCTGGGCAGGCGCGAAACCTTGCAGCAATATTTCACTGAATACGATATCCGCCTGAGCCTGTGTGAAGGCTATACCGACTTTGCCACGGCAGATGCCAAGCTGATGCTGGGCGTTGCGCCCTTGCATGCGGGCTTTGTGCTGGCCGATGGTCTGGCGTTTATTACCGAAGCCGAGCTTTATGCTGGCAGTGGCAAACGCATAGGCCGTAAAAAGCAGGAAGCAGTTACTCAGGTTGAGCACATGGTGCGCGATCTGTCAGAACTTAAAATTGGCGATCCCGTCGTCCATAGCAACCATGGCATAGGCCGTTACATGGGACTGATCAGCATGGATCTGGGTGAAGGTGAAACTGAATTCCTGCATCTGGAATACGCTAAAGATACCAAGCTGTATGTACCGGTATCGCAATTACATGTCATTTCACGTTACTCCGGTGCTTCGCCAGATGACGCACCCTTGCACAGCCTGGGTTCTGGTCAGTGGGAAAAAGCCAAGAAAAAAGCGGCTCAGCAAATTCGCGATACCGCCGCAGAACTGCTGAACCTGTATGCCCGCCGCGCTGCGCGCCAGGGCCATGCCTTTGAATATTCTGCGCGTGACTATGAAGCCTTTGCTGACAGCTTTGGCTTTGATGAAACACCGGATCAGGCAGCCGCCATCACCGCTGTGATTGGTGACATGACATCCGGCAAGCCCATGGACAGGCTGATTTGCGGCGACGTTGGTTTTGGCAAGACAGAGGTCGCCCTGCGAGCCGCCTTTGTAGCAGTCATGGGTGGCAAGCAAGTCGCCATCCTTGCACCTACCACCCTGCTGGCCGAACAACATGCCCAGACTTTTGCTGACCGCTTTGCCGCATGGCCGGTGAAAATTGCCGAATTATCACGCTTCCGTTCTGGTAAGGAAATCAGCACTGCCATGAAAGGTATGGGCGACGGCACTGTTGATATCGTCATAGGCACACATAAACTGCTGTCTGATGACGTCAAATTCTCGCGCCTTGGTTTGGTCATCATTGATGAAGAGCACCGCTTTGGTGTACGTCAGAAGGAAGCCTTGAAGGCTTTGCGTGCAGAAGTCGATGTATTGACGCTGACAGCGACACCAATACCACGCACCCTGGGCATGGCACTGGAAGGCTTGCGCGACTTTTCTGTCATCGCGACAGCACCGCAAAAGCGGCTGGCGATCAAGACTTTTGTTCGCGGCGAAGATGATTCCGTCATCCGCGAAGCCTGCTTGCGTGAACTGAAGCGTGGCGGCCAGGTGTATTTCCTGCACAATGAAGTCGAAACCATAGAAAACCGCAAGGCCATGCTGGAAGCCCTGCTGCCAGAGGCACGCGTTGTCGTGGCACATGGCCAAATGCATGAGCGTGACCTGGAAAAAGTCATGCGTGACTTTGTGGCCCAACGCCATAATATTTTGCTGTGTACTACGATCATCGAAACCGGTATCGACGTACCCACTGCCAACACCATCATCATGCATAGAGCCGACAAATTTGGCCTGGCGCAGTTACATCAATTGCGTGGCCGCGTAGGTCGCTCCCACCATCAGGCCTATGCCTATTTGCTGGTGCATGATGTACAAAGCCTGACCAAACAGGCCAATCGTCGTCTTGAAGCTATCCAGCAGATGGAAGAACTGGGTAGCGGCTTTTACCTGGCCATGCATGACCTTGAAATTCGTGGCGCAGGTGAAGTCTTGGGCGATAACCAGTCTGGTGAAATGCATGAGATAGGTTTCCAGATGTATTCCGACATGCTCAGTGAAGCAGTACGCTCACTGAAGAATGGCAAGGAACCCGATCTGGCAGCACCGCTGTCGACCACGACAGAAATCAACCTGCACATCCCTGCCCTGCTACCGAATGAATTCTGTGGTGACGTACATGAACGCCTGTCCATCTACAAACGCCTGGCCAATTGCAGCAGCGCCAATGGCATTGATGACATGCAGGAAGAAATGATAGACCGCTTTGGCAAACTGCCAGAACCCGTGAAATCACTGCTGGAAACACACAGACTGCGCGTCGCAGCCAAACCTCTCGGTATCATCAAGATAGATGCGCACAGCGAAGCCGCGACCCTGCAGTTTGAACCCAAACCACCGATAGATGGCATGCGCATCATAGAACTGGTACAAAAAAACAAAAACATCAAACTCAATGGTCAGGACAAGTTGCGCATCACTGCCATCATGCCCGACCTTGCCAGCCGCGTAGCCCAGATCAAGGCTACCATCAAGGCACTGCACTAA
- the ispD gene encoding 2-C-methyl-D-erythritol 4-phosphate cytidylyltransferase, translating into MEKQLQEHHFDAEKLIDTPRYVTLIPAAGVGSRMVATRPKQYMRIGSKSVLQHTVDAFLKFSKIQHTYVVVSPDDAYVDEYLAKAENLSVLRCGGASRRDTVRNGLSELASTLSNQDWVLVHDAARPGLTSGLLQHLIDSVADDAVGGLLALPVVDTVKRVENGKVQTIPRDGLWLAQTPQMFRYQLLCEALDAADQVTDEASAIEAAGHVPILVEGHVRNMKLTLPSDMALITQYLNSPQE; encoded by the coding sequence ATGGAAAAACAATTGCAAGAACATCATTTTGACGCGGAAAAGCTGATAGATACACCTCGCTATGTTACGCTGATTCCTGCTGCGGGCGTGGGTTCGCGTATGGTGGCAACTAGACCTAAGCAATATATGCGTATAGGTAGTAAATCAGTTTTGCAGCACACTGTCGATGCCTTCCTCAAGTTTTCCAAAATACAGCACACCTATGTCGTCGTCAGCCCGGATGATGCTTATGTTGATGAATATCTGGCAAAAGCAGAAAACCTGAGCGTCTTGCGTTGCGGTGGTGCCAGCCGCCGTGATACGGTCAGAAATGGCTTGAGCGAGTTAGCCAGTACTTTGAGTAATCAGGACTGGGTACTTGTACACGATGCCGCCAGGCCGGGTTTGACATCTGGCCTGCTGCAGCATTTAATTGATAGTGTTGCTGACGATGCAGTTGGCGGCTTGCTTGCACTGCCTGTGGTTGATACCGTCAAGCGGGTGGAAAACGGCAAAGTACAAACCATACCTCGTGATGGCTTGTGGCTGGCACAAACCCCGCAAATGTTCCGTTATCAGTTGTTGTGCGAGGCCCTGGATGCGGCAGATCAGGTTACTGACGAAGCCAGTGCTATTGAAGCTGCTGGCCATGTCCCCATACTGGTTGAGGGGCATGTGCGAAACATGAAGCTGACTTTGCCCAGCGATATGGCATTAATCACCCAATATTTGAATAGCCCGCAAGAATAA
- the ispF gene encoding 2-C-methyl-D-erythritol 2,4-cyclodiphosphate synthase — protein MQNKMLPFRIGQGYDCHALVPGRKLIIGGVTIPHTTGLLGHSDADVLLHAITDALFGSVALGDIGKHFPDTDTRFAGADSRVLLREAVKRIHAAGYEVGNLDATIIAQAPKMAPHIAGMVANIAEDMQVDISQVNIKAKTNERLGYLGREEGIAAEAVVLVFPRVSN, from the coding sequence ATGCAAAATAAGATGTTACCGTTCAGAATAGGTCAGGGTTATGACTGTCATGCATTGGTGCCTGGTCGTAAATTGATTATTGGTGGTGTGACTATCCCTCACACCACAGGTTTGCTTGGGCATTCAGATGCGGATGTGTTGTTGCATGCGATTACCGATGCGCTGTTTGGTTCAGTCGCCTTGGGTGATATAGGCAAGCATTTCCCGGATACCGACACCCGTTTTGCCGGTGCTGATTCGCGTGTTTTACTGCGTGAGGCTGTCAAACGTATTCATGCCGCAGGTTATGAGGTGGGCAATCTGGATGCCACCATCATTGCCCAGGCACCGAAGATGGCACCGCATATTGCAGGCATGGTGGCAAATATTGCAGAGGATATGCAGGTTGATATCAGTCAGGTCAATATCAAGGCAAAAACCAATGAGCGTCTTGGTTACCTGGGTAGGGAAGAAGGCATAGCTGCCGAAGCCGTGGTACTGGTTTTTCCACGAGTCAGCAACTAG
- a CDS encoding DUF4404 family protein, which produces MKQEQLKHLLGLLHQELASTEAVDDELRSLLEKLNEDIQHVLATTQSHDDPVFAALSERSQALSAKFAAQHPKLEPALRELGTMLEKIGV; this is translated from the coding sequence ATGAAACAAGAACAATTGAAACATCTGCTGGGCCTGTTGCATCAAGAACTGGCAAGCACTGAAGCGGTTGATGATGAGTTGAGGTCCTTGCTGGAGAAATTGAATGAGGATATTCAACATGTCCTGGCGACTACGCAGAGTCATGATGACCCTGTGTTCGCGGCCTTGAGTGAACGCTCGCAGGCCCTGTCAGCGAAATTTGCTGCACAGCACCCCAAGCTGGAACCAGCTTTGCGTGAACTAGGTACCATGCTTGAAAAAATTGGTGTTTGA
- a CDS encoding peptidylprolyl isomerase: protein MQITQNTAVTLNYTMFSAEGEVIDQNQQPIVYLHGGYDNILPAVEAALDGKAVGDIVSVTLAPEEGFGEFDPEFVREEDISAFPPDIEVGMMFETREPETGETMQFRVTAIDAGVVTVDGNHPLAGMTIRFDAEVLEVREATDEEVVHGHVHGEHGHHH from the coding sequence ATGCAAATCACACAAAATACCGCTGTTACTTTGAATTACACCATGTTCAGTGCTGAGGGCGAGGTCATAGACCAGAATCAGCAGCCCATCGTTTATTTGCATGGTGGATATGATAATATTTTGCCAGCAGTGGAAGCCGCGCTGGATGGTAAAGCCGTAGGCGACATAGTCTCTGTGACTTTGGCACCAGAAGAAGGTTTTGGCGAGTTTGATCCAGAATTCGTGCGTGAAGAAGATATCAGCGCTTTCCCTCCTGATATCGAAGTTGGCATGATGTTTGAAACACGTGAGCCAGAAACTGGCGAAACCATGCAGTTTCGCGTTACTGCTATCGATGCAGGTGTGGTCACAGTCGATGGCAACCACCCCCTGGCTGGCATGACCATACGTTTCGATGCAGAAGTGCTGGAAGTTCGTGAAGCCACTGACGAAGAAGTTGTGCACGGTCACGTACATGGCGAACACGGTCATCATCATTAA
- a CDS encoding DnaJ domain-containing protein — protein sequence MKDYYFILGIATNASLADVKKAFRQKAAEFHPDRNDSELAPEKFHAVKEAYDILSDEAARTAYDENRRRNLLDSPIETATEIWKNYLSGVLQ from the coding sequence ATGAAAGACTATTATTTTATTCTCGGTATTGCCACCAATGCGAGTCTGGCAGACGTCAAGAAGGCGTTTCGTCAAAAGGCTGCAGAGTTTCATCCAGACAGAAATGATTCTGAACTGGCGCCGGAAAAATTCCATGCGGTCAAAGAAGCTTACGATATTTTATCGGATGAGGCAGCACGTACTGCCTATGATGAAAATCGCAGGCGCAATTTGCTGGACTCTCCTATCGAGACAGCGACCGAAATCTGGAAAAATTATTTATCAGGAGTATTGCAGTGA
- a CDS encoding peptidylprolyl isomerase yields MYRPGHNLQWSMRITGYCLSVMCLTISAAAVAVDIVPATKLNQIAQQPELAVHLNGAPVYRLTLDVLTQMAQLEKPKTRSTDILDSIINNRLLTDKMRSQFSDEELQASRRVAFEPDVMLDNQLSGYLRTVYLKDLEAAINKLPGGRLDALIQEQGKLGEDELNSVFGPRNRVILDYTLGTAQQAAAAQVTVLRCNFAAATNISLYDVFRRQNVQGRVEFFNRNRDFIRQQAQLYLANLYVLDWARLRFGEAALKDLRQAVAEQNSVRAIKSLHGIGADTDSESRLLNQLAAEVKPKEVSAYFRNHKEEFKRIVSVRSRHIRLDNEAQARQVAELARQGSNFAGLAQQYSTAADARQGGDMGMIVHNGQLSWLEQLAYMQEPGKVSAPIRAAVAPDEKAHWEIVLVEQRNEGYQDPASEEVRYQASRALAQEKAIHQLSALQAQLRKNARIDVYKTVLTN; encoded by the coding sequence ATGTACAGACCAGGCCATAACCTGCAATGGAGTATGCGCATTACAGGCTATTGCCTGTCTGTCATGTGCCTGACAATATCTGCCGCCGCAGTGGCGGTAGATATTGTCCCAGCAACAAAACTGAATCAAATAGCGCAGCAGCCCGAGTTGGCAGTACATCTCAATGGCGCGCCGGTTTACAGACTGACACTGGATGTACTTACCCAGATGGCGCAATTGGAGAAACCAAAAACCAGAAGCACTGACATCCTTGACAGCATCATCAATAATCGTCTGCTCACTGACAAAATGCGTAGCCAGTTTTCTGATGAAGAACTGCAAGCGTCCCGCCGGGTAGCCTTCGAGCCGGATGTCATGCTGGATAACCAGCTAAGTGGCTATTTGCGCACCGTTTATCTCAAGGATCTGGAAGCAGCCATCAACAAACTCCCTGGTGGCAGGCTTGATGCACTGATACAGGAACAGGGCAAGCTGGGAGAAGATGAACTGAACAGTGTTTTCGGCCCCAGGAACAGAGTGATACTCGATTACACCCTGGGCACAGCCCAACAGGCTGCCGCCGCCCAAGTGACCGTCCTGCGCTGCAACTTTGCAGCCGCCACCAACATCAGCCTTTATGATGTGTTCCGCCGCCAGAATGTGCAAGGGCGAGTAGAGTTTTTTAACCGCAACCGTGACTTCATACGCCAGCAAGCCCAGCTTTATCTGGCCAACCTGTATGTGCTTGACTGGGCGCGCCTGCGTTTTGGCGAAGCGGCACTCAAGGATTTGCGGCAGGCAGTTGCGGAACAAAATTCGGTCAGAGCCATCAAGAGTCTGCATGGCATAGGCGCTGATACCGATTCAGAAAGCCGGCTTTTAAACCAGCTCGCTGCCGAGGTAAAACCAAAAGAAGTGTCAGCCTATTTCCGCAACCATAAGGAAGAATTTAAACGCATTGTTTCTGTCAGGTCACGCCACATCCGCCTCGACAATGAAGCACAGGCAAGGCAGGTTGCCGAACTGGCGCGCCAGGGCAGCAATTTCGCCGGTCTGGCACAGCAATATTCCACTGCGGCAGATGCCCGGCAAGGCGGCGACATGGGCATGATTGTTCACAACGGACAACTATCTTGGTTGGAGCAACTGGCTTACATGCAAGAGCCCGGCAAAGTGTCCGCCCCCATTCGCGCCGCCGTTGCACCTGATGAGAAAGCCCATTGGGAAATTGTGCTTGTGGAACAACGCAATGAAGGCTACCAGGACCCCGCCTCAGAAGAAGTACGTTATCAAGCCAGCCGGGCACTTGCTCAGGAAAAAGCGATCCATCAGCTATCTGCTCTGCAAGCGCAATTACGTAAAAATGCAAGAATCGACGTTTACAAAACCGTACTGACAAATTAA